The segment CAATAAATTTTGAAACGAAACGGATAAGAAAGGGCGGGTTGGATTTTTCGTAAATAATCATGTGTAGGTTGACTTGACTTTTCGAATATAGGAAAAAGTTGCAGTCGTTATGCGGGCGAAGTATTTACGATTTATTTGCCAACTGTCCGCACGCAGCATCAATATCTTTGCCGCGGCTTTTTCTTATGCGGGCAACAATACCATTTTTTTCCAGGGTGGATTGGTACAGATGAACGGCTTCCGGTGAAGCCTGTTGAAACGCCCCGTCATCAATAGGGTTGTATTCAATTAAATTGACTTTACAGGGAATATGTTTACTGAATTTTACGAGCGCCTGCACGTGCTCAGGGGTGTCATTGATCCCCTTCCAAACTACATATTCGTAGGTAACTTTTCGTTTCGTTTTTTTATACCAGTATTTCAAAGCATCAGCAAGTTCTTCCAAAGGATTGGTTTCGTTAATGGGCATAATGGCTGAGCGTGTTTCGTTAATGGCATCGTGAAGTGAAACAGCAAGGTTAAACTTCACATCATCATCGGCCATTTTCCTGATCATTTTGGCAATGCCCACGGTGGACAGGGTAATGCGTTTGGATGCCATGTTTAATCCTTCGGGTGAAGTGATTTTACCAATGGCTTCCAGTACATTGGCATAATTCAACAACGGTTCGCCCATTCCCATAAACACAATGTTGGTAAGCGGCCTGTTGAAAAAGAGTTCTGCTTGTTCTTTAATGGCTACCACCTGGTCATAAATTTCATCGGGCGATAAATTTCGCATGCGTTTCAGCCGAGCGGTGGCACAAAATTTACAATCGAGGCTGCAACCCACTTGCGATGACACGCAAGCGGTAATGCGGTCTTTTGTAGGGATTAAAACGGATTCAACCACTAAATCATCGTAAAGCTTAACGGCATTTTTTATGGTGCCATCTTCGCTGCGTTGCATGTTGTCGACCCGAATGTGATTAATGGAGAAGTTTTGTTTTAGTAATTCGCGCGTGGATAACGAGAGGTTGGTCATCTGGTCAAAATCTTTCGCTGATTTTTTCCATAACCATTCGTAAACCTGTTGCGCCCGGAAGGGTTTCTCACCATGCCGGACGAAAAAATTTTTCAGTTCATCCAGGGTGAGCTTGCGTACATCCTTTTTTTCGATGGTTTCCTGCATATTACTTTATGCGCACCAGTTCCACACGTTCGCAGGAGCGATCTTTATTGAACATTTTGAGCGATGAAGAAGAAAGGTCTTCGATAATAAAAGTGTCCGTGATCAGTCTGGATTTTTTGTCGAGAAAATAAAGGGCTTCATTGGTATAGCGGTACAGAAATTTTTCTTTTGCTGTGGCCTTTTTCTTTCCACGCGAACGCCAGTTTTCTTCGCCCGACCCATCGGCATTAAAGGTCATGGTTTTCGGGGCATTGCCTGCCAGGGATGACATACTTTCCAAGAGTTCTTCCTCCGTTTCAGAAGGTTCGCCAAATTCATTTCCCATGCAGTTGCCTTGCTTTACCACCTGCCATGTTCCGGTTAGCGTTTGTGCCATCAGGCTACACGCGCTCAGAATGATCAAACTCACCAGTAAGCTTTTCATGTCAACCTCCTTTTTTAACAAAATTAGCGAAAACCAATCCCAATGCCTTTGAAAACTCTTAATTAAAACTCAATTTTCATGCCTTTAAATTTTGTATGAAGAGCAACGCAATTGTCATTACAGGTGGTTATCTCGACAGTAGTAACGCCAAAACCGCACACGGACTTATACGGGGTACCGAGCGTTTTAACATCCTGGGTATCATCGATAACAAATCGGCTGGCAGGGATGCCGGGGAAGTGCTGGATGGAAAGCACCGAAACTTGCCGGTATATGCCTCCATTCCGGAATTTTTGAAAACGTCAGGCAAACAAGCACAGTATTGCATTATTGGGGTGGCCACAAAGGGTGGCGTAATCCCGGAGTCGCTCCACGATTTGCTGGTAGAGGCTTTAAACCATAACCTTAGCATTGTAAATGGCCTGCACGATTATGTTTCTGACCATGAAGACCTGAAAGCCCTGGCCGATCAAAAAGGCCTTGAAATTATTGATGTGCGAAAGCCCAAGAAATTCAAGGACCTGCATTTCTGGAATGGAAAAATAAAAGAAGTTAAGTCGGTTAAGGTGGCTGTACTGGGGACCGATTGTGCCTTAGGTAAACGAACTACCTCAAGAATATTAACCGAAGCCATGACAGCAGCCGGATATAAGGCCGAAATGATTTACACCGGCCAAACCGGGTGGATGCAGGGCGCCCGGTATGGATTTATTTTCGACTCAACCCTCAACGACTTCATATCTGGAGAAATGGAACATGCCGTGTGGCAATGTTATCAGGATGTAAAGCCCGACATTATGTTCATTGAAGGCCAATCCGCATTGCGTAATCCCAGTGGGCCTGCCGGTGCTGAATGGATTGTGTCGGCTGATGCGGATATTGTGGTACTGCAACATAACCCGGCACGTAAGCAGTATAAGGATATGGAATACTATCCGGCCTACATTCCTTCGGTTAAAGATGAAATTGATTTGATTAAAATTTATGGTGCGACCACTGTGGGCATAACCGTAAACACCATGAAGATGCAAGCCGATGAAGCAAGGGATTGGGCCCGCCAAACCGAAACAGAACTGAATATACCCGTAGTACTGCCCTTGGAAGATGGCGTTGACCGGTTGGTTGCGGTGTTTGCCGAATTAATTAAGAAGAATAAAGCCTAAGCCCCATGAAAATTAAAAATATTAAAATCTGGAGTGCCGACCTCGGAAACACCAAACCTTATACCATTGCTTTTAAAACCGTTGACGAAGTGCGCAATGCTTTCGTTGAAATTGCTTTGGATAATGGAATGACGGGCTTGGGTTCCGGTAATCCCAGCGAGTATGTGGTGGGCGAAAACCTTTCGCAAACATTGGATGCTTTACAGGAAAAAAACCTCGGGTACCTGGTTGGCCGCGACATCCGTGAAATGAAACATCTGGCTTTTGAAACCTGGCAAAAATTCCCCAAGAACCCTGCCGCCCGCGCAGCCATAGATATAGCTTTGCACGATGCGTTTACTAAATATCTGGGCATTCCGCTGGTAAAATACTTAGGCCAAAAAATATACAGCATGCCCACGTCCAACACGATAGGGATTAAGAACGTTACGGAAACCCTCAAGGAAACCGGTGAGTACCTGAAACAGGGATTTAAGGCCATAAAAGTGAAGCTCGGTAAAGACCTGGCAGAAGATATTGAACGCATGGTTAAAATGCGCGAACAGTTTGGTTACGATTATGCCATTCGCATTGACGCTAACCAAGGATATACTGCACAACAAACCATAGAATTTTTTCAAAGGACACAGAATTTAAAAATTGAGTTGATCGAGCAACCCTTGCCTGCCAGGGCCGTTCAGGAAATAAAAAACCTGCCGGAAGAGGTTCGTGAAGTAATTGCAGCCGATGAATCACTCATTTCTCCCAAGGATGCATTGGAGTTGATAAAGCCACCACGTGCTTGCGGTATATTTAATATTAAGTTGATGAAGTGTGGCGGTGTAACGCAAGGTCTGAAAATTGCTGACATTGCCTTTCAGGAAGGTATTGATTTGTTCTGGGGCTGTAATGATGAAAGTATAATCAGTATCACGGCTGCCCTTCATACTGCTTTTGCCTGTGCCCATACAAAGTATATCGACCTTGACGGAAGCCTTGATTTAGGAAAAGATGTTGTGAAGGGGGGATTTATTTTGAAAGACGGCCTGATGTATTGTTCGGATAAGCCCGGGCTTGGGGTTGAACTTCTTTAGCACTTAAATGCCGGCCTCGATCTGAAACCTGAGTTGCCAACGGTTAAAATCCACTACATTTCCCTTCATCCAGTTGTTTTGCTCGTACGTTAAATCGCTTTGTAATTTTAAGCGGTGCCCCCGTATATATTTATTTACGCCTAACGTAAATTGTTTAACCTCAGGTGTTAACAGTTGGATTTCCGGATTGGGCCGTACACGGGAGAACCTTCCAACAAGTTCGTAGTCAGTTTTAAAAAGGTAGCTGGCCTGGTAATTCTCCCCATGGCCTACATATACATAACGCTGGTCGCCATCGGTATTCATGGTAATGGGATCAAATGTATTGCGTCTTAATAATTCGGAGGTCGCAGCCCAGCCCCGGTATTTGAAGAGAAAGTCGAACATAAAGGTCTCGATATCGCGGGGCTCATATAAAAACCTGCCCAACTGCCCACCGGTGCGGATGGCATTCATGTTTTTCGACAGGGTTGTTCCTATGGATAGTTTCGGTTTTTTTTCGCGTACCAGGTCGCCTTCAAAATAATCACCACCGTTCATGAATTTTCCGAAGGGTAGCAATTCCACCCTGCCGGTATAGGCCAGGCCCCGGTCGGATGCATTGATATTCCTTCCTTCACCGGATGAAACAGCTGCCCTGAAAACGTAATAAAATTTTTGAATGGAATTGTTATAATAAAACTGCGCACCAAAATCACGGTCAATGTTGAAGATGGAGTTGACGATAGAGCGGTCAGCCAATTGTAAGTCGCCCGAAGAATTAACACGCTGCCGGTTTCCCGGAAGCTTGGTTTGCCCGAGGCCGATAGAAAAGTTTTCATTGAAGCTGTAAATGATCATGGCATCGCGGACTACATTGGGAAACCCGGTATCATCAAAATCCATATCGGCCCGCGTAAAAGCAAGCTGAATAAGGTAGTAAAGTTTGGGTGTGTAAATGAAGCCATCAAACCTAAGCCGTAACCTCCTCACCCGTGCTTCCACCTGGTCTATCGATAAATCAGTATCACTCTCTGTTAAAAAGGCCGCACGGTTTTGCATGCGAAAGCGGATGTTGAGCATGAAAACGCTATCCGGTGAAATAATGCCCAAGCCTTTGCCATACGAAAAATATGGCGATGGGGAGATGTCGCCCTGGGCAAATGTTGGACCTGTTGCGCTGAAGAGAAAAAGAATAAACAGAAGGCGGTTTACTGATATGTTCATGCCGTAAAGGAATCCATGCAAAGATGGAAAAACTTTTCATTCACGGCCGTAAAAGAAAAACCCCGCCAGGTTTCCCGGGCGGGGCATTCAACCAAACCCCTCTAACCAAACCCTCAATCCTTGCTTTCGCAGAATTGCTCCGGAGGGGAGTTGCCGGGTGGCCCGGCACGGAGCGTTACCAATCCTTAATCTATTTCATTAACAACGTCAGCGTCCTCAAGGTTCTCGAAAACAAATTCATTTTCGTTTCGCAGGTCCACATAAATTATCGAGTCTTTATGAACTTTTCCGGACAAGATCTGTTTGGAGAGCTCATTCAGTATTTCACGCTGCATCACACGCTTCAGCGGTCGTGCCCCAAATTGTGGGTCGTAACCGATTTTTGCCAGTCGCTCACGGGCTTCATCCGATACCTCGATTTTTATTCCGGCCTCTTCCAGGCGGGCGCGTACCAGGTCAACCTGGATGTCCACAATTTTGCGGATGTCCCTACGGCTCAACGGACGGAACATGATAATTTCATCAATGCGGTTCACAAACTCTGGCCTTACCGACTTTTTCAATAACGACAGTACTTCCGCTTTCGTATCTTCCAGTATTTCGAAATAGTTCTGATCGGTAATTTTTTCAAAATTCTCCTGGATAATGTGCGAACCGATATTGGTGGTCATGATAATGATTGTATTCTTGAAGTTCGCTACCCGACCTTTATTGTCGGTTAACCTTCCGTCATCTAACACCTGAAGCAGAATGTTAAACACATCAGGATGCGCTTTTTCAATTTCATCCAATAAAATAACCGAATAAGGTTTTCTTCGAATAGCCTCCGTTAGCTGACCGCCTTCATCATATCCTACATAGCCCGGAGGTGCGCCAATCAATCGGCTTACACTGTGACGCTCCTGGTATTCGCTCATATCAATGCGCACCATGGCGTGTTCATCATTGAATAAGTATTCGGCCAGTGCTTTCGACAATTCGGTTTTACCTACCCCGGTTGTTCCCATGAAGATAAACGAACCGATAGGGCGTTTCGGGTCTTGCAACCCCGCACGGCTTCTGCGTACAGCATCGCTTAATGCCTGTATGGCTTCTTCCTGTCCGGCCACGCGCTTGCTCAGCTCTTCTTCCAGGTGCAATAGTTTCTCACGCTCGCTTTGCAGCATTTTTGAAACCGGTATGCCAGTCCAGCGGGCTACAACTTCGGCAATGTCCTCGCTGTCTACCTCCTCTTTCAATAACGATTTATCGCCCTGCATTTGCTTTATTTGAAGCTGGTATTCATTAAGACGTTTTTCTGCTTCCGTTATTTTACCATAGCGGATCTCGGCCACTTTGCCGTAGTCACCTGCTTTTTCAGCTTGCTCTGCTTCAAACTTCAGTTTGTCAATAACTTCCTTTTGTTTTTGAATACCTTGTACAACTTCCTTCTCGCTGTCCCATTTCGCTTTCAGGGCGTTGCGCTCTTCAGTAAGGTCGGCAATCTCTTTGCTTAAAACTTTTTCTTTCTCTTTGTCTTTTTCCCTGCGTATAGCCTCACGTTCAATTTCCAGTTGCATGATCCTGCGGTTGAGTTCATCCAGCTCTTCCGGCAACGAATCCATCTCCAGGCGAAGCTTCGAAGCAGCCTCATCCATTAAGTCGATAGCTTTGTCCGGCAAGAAACGATCGCTGATGTAACGGCTGGATAATTCAACCGCGGAAATAACCGCATCGTCTTTAATGCGCACCCCGTGGTGCAGTTCGTATTTGTCTTTAATACCGCGCAGTATGGAAATAGAATCTTCGGTAGAAGGTTCATCCACCATTACCGCCTGGAACCTGCGCTCAAGCGCTTTATCTTTTTCGATATACTTCTGGTATTCTTTAAGCGTGGTGGCACCAATGGCATGAAGTTCACCACGGGCAAGAGCAGGCTTTAACAAATTAGCGGCATCCATCGCACCTTCGCCACCGCCTCCGGCCCCGATCAAGGTGTGGATTTCGTCAATGAACAGGATAATCTGCCCGTCTGAATCGGTTACTTCTTTTATAACAGCTTTCAAACGCTCTTCAAACTCGCCTTTGTATTTGGCGCCTGCCACCAGCAAGCCCATATCCAGCGATACAATGATTTTCGTTTTCAGGTTTTCGGGCACATCACCATTCACGATGCGTTGTGCCAGGCCTTCTACGATAGCGGTTTTACCAACCCCCGGTTCGCCTAAAAGGATCGGGTTGTTTTTTGTTCTGCGCGAAAGGATTTGCAACACGCGCCTGATCTCGTCATCGCGGCCAATTACCGGGTCGATTTTCCCTTTTTTGGCCAGTTCGTTTAAATTTTTTGAATAACGTTCCAGCGATTTGTATTTCGCTTCGGCATTTTGATCGGTTACTGTATTTCCACCGCGCAATTCTTTTATTGCTTTTACGAGTGCTGAGCGTTCAAAGCCAACATCGCGCAGCAGCAAAGCGGCTTTATCTTTACCCGCCAACAAGGCCAGTAACAAATGCTCCACAGCAATGTATTGGTCTTTAAATTCACGCAATTCTTTTTCGGCTTGCTGCAACAAGGCATTGGTTGCCGAAGACAAGTATGGTTGCTGGCCCGATACTTTTGGATAGGAATTCAGTAACTCATCCAGTTTGGTATCCAGCAAAGCTTTATTGATAGCCAGTTTCTTAACCAAATAAGAGGCTACATTTTCATCTGTTTCAAGTATGGCTTTCAGGATGTGCCCGGGTTCAATAGCCTGTTGCTGCAAACCCATGGCAATCTCGGCCGACTTCTGTAGGGCCTCCTGTGATTTAATGGTGTATTTCTCGAAGTTCATAATCGTATTCTCTCAGCGCGCTTGAGCACAAAACATAATCCAGTGAAAGTTTGATCCGGTTTCAGGAATTTTTGTCATTAAATTTTTAGCTTTAGAAAGCAATTGCAGTCATTTTGACTTAGAAAGAAATAATCTATGCCAAAAAAGAAGCGTGATGAATCGAACGATTTTCCAAAAGCAACCTTACTGGAAGTTGCATGGGAGGTTTGTAACCAGGTAGGCGGAATTTATACGGTAATACGTTCAAAAGTTCCGGCCATGATGAAGCACAGGAATGGCCCGTATTGCCTTATTGGACCATATGTTTCAAAAAATATACTGGCTGAAATTGAACCTTTTGAAGATTCCAGCGATGCCTTTGGGTTAACGATTCAGCACTTGCGCGATCAGGGTGTTGAGGCTTACTATGCCGAATGGCTGATTACCGGAAGGCCCAAGGTAATTTTGTTGAATCCCGACAGCATAGCACCGGAAAAATTGCGATTGATCCGTTACCATCTCTTCAAAGAATATGGCATACCCACTCCGGAAGATCATGCGCTGATAAACCGTGTTATTGCTTTCAGTTACCTCACCTCCCTCTTTATTGAAACGTTTATTCAATTTGCTGATAAGGATCACCCGGTGATCGCGCATTTTCATGAATGGATGGCCGGTTTGCCCATTCTGGATATCAAACATAAGAAGTTACCGGTTAAAACCATCTTCACTACGCACGCCACTCAGCTTGGCAGGCACCTGGCCATTAACTCGCCCCAGTTTTATGCGCACCTTCCATTTTTTAAGTGGGAACTGGAAGCACCCAAATTTGGCATTGAACCCGAAGCAAGAATTGAGTTTGCCTGTGCCAACAACGCGGACATGCTGAGCACGGTAAGCGATGTTACTGCCCGGGAGTGTAAGCACTTATTAAAACGTATACCCGAAATTATTTTGCCCAATGGTTTGAACATTGAACGCTTTGTGGCCTTGCATGAGTTTCAAAATTTGCATGCGCAATACAAAGAAGAAATCAACCAGTTTGTAATGGGTCATTTTTTTCAATCCTACTCGTTCGATCTGGATAAGACCATTTACTTCTTCACTTCAGGCCGGTACGAGTATAAAAACAAGGGATTTGATTTAACGTTGCGCGCATTGCAATTGCTCAATGATCAACTGAAAAAAGACGGTGCCGATGTAACGGTAGTGATGTTTTTTGTAACCAAGCGCGAGTACTACAGCATTAAACCCGAAGTACTGCAATCGCGGGCCGTGATGGAGGAGGTGCGCCAAACCTGTGAGGCCATACAAAAACAAATTGGCAGGCGTTTATTTTATGCGAGTACTACCAGCCAGGACCATCGCCTGCCAAACCTGAGCGATTTTGTGGATGAATACTGGAAACTGCGTTACCGCAGAACCATACAATCGTGGAAGAGCAGTAACCTGCCATTGGTTTTCACGCACAAACTGGTGGACGAACAAGGTGATGACATTTTGCAGTACGTGTACAAAAACAACATGCTCAACCATCCTGCCGACAAGGTAAAGATTGTTTACCATGCGGATTTCATCAATGCCACCAACCCGTTGTTTGGTATTGAGTACAGTCAGTTTGTTCGCGGTTGCCATTTGGGAATATTTCCAAGTTACTATGAGCCATGGGGATACACTCCGTTGGAGTGTATGGCCAGCGGTGTGCCGGCTGTTACCAGCGACCTCTCCGGTTTTGGTGACTATATTTTGCGCCATTCCAACGATCCTTCGCAGTACGGCCTCTACGTGATTGAACGCGGCAAGCGAAGCTTTGAATGGTCGGCTATTCAGTTGGCCAATGTATTGTACGACTTTTTAAAGCAGACCAGGCGTGAGCGCATCATGCAGCGCAACAAAGTGGAGAACCACTCAGCCGAGTTCGACTGGCAGAATTTAATTAAGCATTATAAGCAGGCATATGTGAGGGTGTTGGGGGAGAGGTGATGTGTTTATTGACTACAAGTCGCTTTACCCAGCTTTCGAACCATTGCTTGTCCTGTTCGGGGTTTTTGAAAGATGATTGTACATTATTTCCATAGGGTAGCAAGATCAGGTTTTGGTATACTTACGTTGATTCATCGGTTTTGTTGATCAATAGTTTGCCGGAATGCAGAAGTAACGGAACGGCATACACGACAATCATGGCGTAAGCCATTATGGTATAGCCTTTTGCCACCAGGTCGATAATGCCAACCTGTGATAAAATCAAGGCAGCCAGTAAAGCGCTTAACGCAATCCATGCTTTTGTAAGCCTCTTTAATGGCTTACCCCGCTGTCTGCTCTCTTCTTCAATCCTACCGATGAAGCCATGGATCATTCCTGTAGCCGTTTCAATAAGCGTCCAGCCCACAACAATACTGAATACAATTATGAATGCAGGGTGAAATGAAGTTAACATGGCCAGCCAGGGTACCGCAGCTTCCAAAATATCCTTGTCAGGATAATAGGCCATGATGGCAAAGTAAGTGAGAAACCAGGGAACGGTCATAAGTATCCCGGCAATCAACCCGGCCATAACACTTTGTTTTTTTGTTTGAATACCTCGATAGGTAAAAAAGGACGAAGGATATACACCCAGGTTATAGCCAACATACAACACCCCCGTCCCCAATACAATCCAGACTGAGGAAGTATCAGACAAATCCGTATTCCAGCGCTGAAATGTTTCTGCAATGGCCTCACCTCTTTGGATGAAAATGGTGAAGGAGAAAATAATGTAAGCTGCGAACAGTGCAAGGGTGCCAATGGTTTCCATGCGTGCAATGGTTTCATCGCCATAGTAATTGAGAAGACCCACCACAATGATGATAATGATCACGCCAACCCATTGATTGAAGCCGAGTGTATTATGTAGAATTTCACCGGCTGCCGCAGCCATCACTGCAATTACCAAAATTGCACCTAAGAGATACACTGCTTCGTAAATGATCCACCATCTGCCGATTAATTTTTTAAGTAATGATTTGTAATCATAAACATGCCATTGGCGACATGCTTCAATGGATAAAATCGCCAATAAAGAGAACCCAAAGAAGATGGCCAGGCCACTCATCCATCCGTTGGCGCCAAACTTGCCACCATACTCTACGATCTCGCGCCCGGTGGCATACCCGCCACCAATCAACACCGATTGAAGAATGATGCCGGGAAGAAAAATTATATTGAGTTTGGAGAAAAAACTTTGCAGATTCAAAATGGTCTGGTTAAGCCATTAAGATAACAAGAATTTCTTCAGCGTATTATCAACTGCCAGTGTTGGCCATCTCCCAGCCAATAATGCTTTTCTTGCGGATGGCACTCCACCGATATTCACCAAGAATACCATCTTTACGAATAACCCTATGACAGGGAATCAGGTAAGCAATATGATTTGAGCCTACTGCTGAACCTACAGCCTGTATGGCTTTCGGGTTTGATATTCTCTCGGCAATATCCTGGTATGTGGTTATATCGCCCATCGGGATTTTTAATAGCGCTTCCCACACTTTGATCTGGAAGTTTGTACCCTTAACGAATAAATGGAGTTTACTTTGATTACTGTTTTTGCGGTTAAAGATCTTATCAACGAATTCAATCGTTAAGTTTTGGTTTTGATGAAAAACTGAATTGTGCCAATGTTCCTTCATTTTTTCCAGTTCATGTCTTCCGTCTTCATCCAGACTTATAAATGAAAGCCAGCAAATGCCCCGTTCGGTTACGCCAATCAGGCAATTGCCAAAAGGCGTTTCATGAAATCCGTATTCAATCTGAATGCCTGAGCCACGTAACTTATATTCCTGTGGTGTTACTGCTTCCAGGGTTGTGAATAAATCATACACGCGTGATTGTCCTGAGAGCCCGGCTGTTTGCGCTAACTCTTCAAGATTTCTGCTCTCCTGTAATTTCTTTTTTAAGAAATCGGTAGTCAGGAATTGTAAAAATCTTTTCGGGCTGATACCTGCCCACTCTGTGAAGATGCGTTGGAAGTGAAAGGGTGATAAGTGAACCTGTTCGGCAACTTCATCTAATTCCGGCTGACGGTGAACATTTTTTTCCAGGTATTCGATGGCCTGCGCAATGCGCTGGTAATTAATATGGTGTTCCTGACTGATCAACAGCATAAAGGTACGTGTTTGATTATGCTGTAAAAGTGATGGATTATGATTAGTTGGAAAACCTGAAACTTGCTGATTTTAAGCCTCTGTGGTGGTTGCTTTCGGATCGGTAAACATGAAGCCCCGACCTTCATCGCCTTCATAGAAATCAATTTCTTTGCCCACTACGTACATGGTGTGGCGCTTGTCTACCAAAACCGGTATGCCTTCAATGGTATAGCTTTGGTCGTTCTCCTTTTTTTTGTCGAACCCGATGAGCAGGGAAACCCCACAACCTCCACCACGAACTCCAACCCGCAAACCGTAATCGGCAGGGATATTTTTTGTCTGCATGATTTTGCGGACTTCTTCAGCAGCTTTTGGGGTTAGGGTTACAGGTTGAAAATTGATCATGACGTTTAAACGCCTGGTAGTTTTTTCGGGTTCCGTGAAGTGTGAAATATTCTGGCAATTACTACATGAGTTGAATCTACTCTGTAGATAATTTTATAACTCCAAACAACGATAAACCTGTAATCAGATTTTTTATGTACTAATACTGGCTCTTGTACCCCAAGAAATGGGTGCATTTCAAGGTGGCTTATAGCATCAATAATTTTTGAGTGGACAATTCTTGCATAATAAATTCCTTGATCCTCCCGAATGTAGCGAATGGCTCTTTCAAATTGCCGGAAAGCACGCTTTGTCCATATTACTTTAACCATTCACCAGATTTCGAAATAACTTCTTCGTGGGTTAAAGTTTGTCCGGCTGCCTCTTCTTTTTCGGATTCTTCAATATCTGCAAGGAGCGATAATTGCTGATACACATCCTCGAGACGGGTGTCATCAGTAATTTTTTTGGCTATTTCGAGCAGATGCTCTTTAAGTTTATTTTCCATAATGATGGTTAAAATTAGTAATTTTCAACACTTTTTGGTGAAAATTAATTCTATGGATGCGCTTATTGATTTTGGCAAGATTCTGATCCCCGCTTCGTTAGTGTTGTATGCGGCATACCTGTTGGTAAGGTCGTTCCTGGCCAAGGAAATTGAACTGAAAAAGCTTGAAATCCGAAGCCGCAGCATTGAAACGGTGCTGCCGTTGCGCTTGCAGGCCTATGAAAGAATGTGCCTGTTCCTGGAACGAATCAGCCCGCAAAATTTGTTAGTACGCCTGAACCCTGGGCCGGTGCCTGCACGCGATTTTCACCAGGTTTTATTGAGCGAAATACGGAATGAGTATAACCACAACGTATCGCAACAGATTTTCATGAGCGAAAGCAGTTGGGAACTTGTACGCAATGCGAAGGAGGATTTGGTAGTAACGATTAATGAAGCTGCATCGGAAATGGGGCAAGAGGCTACCAGCCTGGATCTGTCGAAAAAGATATTTGAAAAGATGATTAGCAAACCCGACTCCATTGCACATGCGCTGGTGGAGATAAAGCGGGAGATACAACAAACCTTTTAACATGACCAACATTTTTTATCAATCGGCTTTACGCCAGGCTTCCGGCTTCTTCGGTCGGCATGGGCGCATGGCCATGTTGCTTTCGCAACTGACCATTAAGGTGGGCCGCATGAATAAAAAGGATTTGAGTTTTCGGAAAGCAAAGTCCAAACTCGATGTATTGGTTCGGCTCATCAAATCATATACGAATGGCAGCTACCGGACCATTCCATGGAAAACAATCGCTATGATTTTAGCGGCTATCATTTATTTCGTAAACCCGTTCGATCTTATACCTGATCTTGCTCCGGTGGTTGGGTTGACCGATGATTTTTCAATTTTATTGTGGGTGTACAGCTCCGTTCAAACGGAA is part of the Cyclobacteriaceae bacterium genome and harbors:
- a CDS encoding DUF1232 domain-containing protein; amino-acid sequence: MTNIFYQSALRQASGFFGRHGRMAMLLSQLTIKVGRMNKKDLSFRKAKSKLDVLVRLIKSYTNGSYRTIPWKTIAMILAAIIYFVNPFDLIPDLAPVVGLTDDFSILLWVYSSVQTEIDKFLIWEQSNLKLS